In Chryseobacterium oranimense, a single window of DNA contains:
- a CDS encoding FtsL-like putative cell division protein encodes MAKRTTNRPQKKLTFIDIIKGNFLNRDEIKTHYKYFLLLFVLMMAMIYSNHLVNKKIKIVNALKEETEEYKSRNAYAQSKLIKVKMESQLGKEVAKDSLMTLENHPHKLLIKLDSTDAKTK; translated from the coding sequence GTGGCAAAAAGAACAACAAACCGCCCTCAGAAAAAGCTCACTTTTATAGATATCATAAAAGGAAACTTTCTGAACCGTGATGAGATCAAAACTCATTACAAGTATTTTTTACTGTTGTTTGTTCTGATGATGGCAATGATTTACAGCAATCACCTTGTCAATAAAAAGATCAAAATTGTCAATGCATTAAAAGAAGAAACGGAAGAATATAAATCAAGAAACGCTTACGCCCAGAGTAAGCTGATCAAAGTAAAAATGGAATCGCAACTGGGGAAGGAAGTCGCCAAAGACTCACTGATGACTTTGGAAAACCATCCTCATAAACTGCTCATAAAACTAGACAGTACAGATGCAAAAACAAAATGA
- the rsmH gene encoding 16S rRNA (cytosine(1402)-N(4))-methyltransferase RsmH: MYHNPVLLKQSVDDLVTNPDGIYVDCTFGGGGHSREILSRLSEKGKLFSFDQDLDALKNTIDDPRFTLVNQNFRFLENSMLMYGFSQIDGVLADLGVSSHQFDEAERGFSTRNNAPLDMRMNVMQSLDAKRVINEYEETELADIFYHYGELREARKLARDIVHHRKAKAINTTEDLKKLFSYIPPHKVNKFYAQLFQAIRIEVNQELEALKEMLVQALNILKPGGRLVVISYHSLEDRLVKRFLKNGMFEGEQERDIYGNYKKVFELLKSKAIIPDDKEIEENSRARSAKMRTGIKV; this comes from the coding sequence ATGTACCACAACCCCGTTTTATTGAAGCAGAGCGTTGATGATTTGGTGACGAATCCTGACGGAATATACGTGGACTGCACTTTTGGAGGAGGAGGCCACTCAAGAGAAATCCTGAGCAGACTTTCAGAGAAAGGAAAGCTTTTCAGTTTTGACCAGGATCTGGATGCCCTTAAAAATACAATTGATGACCCAAGATTCACATTGGTTAATCAGAATTTCAGGTTTTTGGAAAACTCCATGCTGATGTATGGCTTTTCCCAGATTGATGGCGTTCTGGCAGATCTTGGTGTTTCATCCCACCAGTTTGATGAAGCAGAAAGAGGCTTTTCTACCAGAAACAATGCCCCTTTGGACATGAGAATGAACGTGATGCAGAGCCTTGATGCCAAAAGGGTAATTAATGAATACGAAGAAACAGAACTGGCCGACATCTTTTACCATTACGGTGAGCTGAGGGAAGCGAGAAAACTGGCAAGAGATATTGTTCATCACAGAAAAGCAAAAGCCATAAATACCACCGAGGATCTGAAGAAGCTTTTCAGCTATATTCCGCCTCATAAGGTCAATAAATTTTATGCACAGCTTTTCCAGGCGATAAGAATAGAAGTTAACCAGGAGCTTGAAGCATTGAAAGAAATGCTCGTTCAGGCCCTCAATATATTAAAACCAGGAGGAAGACTCGTGGTTATCTCTTACCATTCATTGGAAGACCGTTTGGTAAAAAGATTCCTGAAAAACGGAATGTTTGAAGGCGAGCAGGAAAGAGACATCTACGGAAACTATAAAAAAGTATTTGAACTGCTCAAGAGTAAAGCGATTATTCCCGATGATAAGGAAATCGAAGAAAACTCGAGAGCAAGAAGTGCAAAAATGAGAACAGGAATTAAGGTATAA
- the mraZ gene encoding division/cell wall cluster transcriptional repressor MraZ — protein sequence MKSFIGTYECKIDDKGRLKVPSSLIKQMENFDDKAFVVKRSVFQPCLEVYPMNAWDKLMGKINKLNRFIKKNADFIRMFTAGVKTVELDNAGRLQISKDLVHFANLQKDTVITSAGELFEIWDKEAYEKVISTNEADFASLAEDVMGSFDEE from the coding sequence ATGAAAAGTTTCATTGGAACATATGAGTGTAAAATTGACGACAAAGGCCGTTTAAAAGTTCCCTCCTCCCTGATCAAACAGATGGAAAACTTCGACGATAAGGCGTTTGTAGTCAAGAGATCTGTGTTCCAGCCTTGCCTCGAAGTCTATCCCATGAATGCCTGGGACAAACTGATGGGCAAGATAAATAAACTGAACAGATTCATTAAAAAGAATGCTGATTTCATTCGAATGTTTACGGCAGGGGTAAAAACAGTGGAACTGGACAATGCAGGAAGACTTCAAATCTCGAAAGATCTGGTTCATTTTGCAAACCTTCAGAAAGATACGGTGATTACCAGCGCAGGAGAGCTTTTTGAAATTTGGGATAAAGAAGCCTACGAAAAGGTGATCTCAACCAATGAAGCTGATTTTGCGAGCCTGGCCGAAGATGTAATGGGATCGTTTGATGAAGAGTAA
- a CDS encoding alpha/beta fold hydrolase yields MIFSTKKGKKYTFVEAGEGHPLVLLHGLMGGLSNFDKMVDFFSEKGFKVYVPQLPIYDLPVLNTNLTTLAKYIIKFIESHISGPVTIVGNSMGGHVGLIMTLARPDLVKNLVLTGSSGLYERTFGDSFPRKNDRSYIRKKTEEVFYDPAIATEDLVDEVFSVVNDRMKGIKTVMLARSAIKHNMLNDLPKILTPTCLIWGRQDNVTPPEVAEDMHKFIPNSDLFWIEHCGHAAMMEKPDEFNEILYNWLKDKI; encoded by the coding sequence ATGATATTTAGTACAAAAAAAGGAAAGAAATATACTTTTGTAGAGGCGGGAGAAGGACATCCATTGGTGCTGTTGCACGGTTTAATGGGTGGTTTGAGTAATTTCGATAAGATGGTAGATTTTTTTTCGGAAAAGGGATTCAAGGTATACGTTCCTCAGTTGCCTATTTACGATCTGCCCGTACTTAATACTAATCTTACCACCCTTGCAAAATATATTATCAAATTTATAGAAAGTCATATCTCCGGACCTGTTACCATTGTAGGAAACTCTATGGGCGGGCATGTGGGACTTATTATGACTTTGGCAAGACCGGATCTGGTAAAGAATCTTGTATTAACAGGAAGTTCGGGATTATATGAAAGGACTTTCGGGGACAGTTTCCCGAGGAAAAATGACCGTTCCTATATAAGAAAGAAAACAGAAGAGGTTTTTTATGACCCTGCAATTGCTACAGAGGATCTTGTAGACGAGGTTTTTTCTGTAGTAAACGACAGAATGAAAGGTATAAAGACGGTAATGCTGGCAAGAAGCGCCATCAAACACAATATGCTGAACGACCTTCCTAAGATTTTGACTCCAACATGTCTGATCTGGGGAAGACAGGATAATGTAACTCCTCCTGAAGTGGCTGAAGATATGCATAAGTTTATCCCAAATTCGGATCTCTTCTGGATAGAGCATTGCGGACATGCTGCAATGATGGAAAAACCGGATGAGTTTAATGAAATTCTCTACAACTGGTTAAAAGATAAAATTTAA